Proteins co-encoded in one Brassica rapa cultivar Chiifu-401-42 chromosome A02, CAAS_Brap_v3.01, whole genome shotgun sequence genomic window:
- the LOC103854856 gene encoding protein fantom, which produces MLSSDTPVASSTWLDRLRLSKGLSTTEDDDASGTPLSLDDFLRRNHSASDSPPSAPTPSDPELTDSPSDPNRGEWYGVMSDVLSELFNYSGSSRSTATVPVKKLPRKQSNPKHCSVGTPPPPPPQRPKFATEKREKKRRRVVEEEDDGIEEEEEEEEGEKDLVGFSRSEVTVIDTSFKIWKAEKVVFRRRNVWKVRDKKGNSRGAVSSKKKKKKKTIKMKKKKKKRKCDVDGGEIGRKSKKMKLSRSVSDNSPHYSSEDLRDDPQSSNANRTLLRRLPSKPRSLLHTSKKNSEPEARGHRSLA; this is translated from the exons ATGCTCAGCTCCGACACGCCCGTCGCCTCCTCCACTTGGCTCGACCGTCTCCGCTTAAGCAAAGGACTCTCCACCACCGAAGACGACGATGCTTCCGGTACTCCTCTTTCCCTCGACGACTTCCTCCGCCGCAACCACTCCGCCTCCGATTCTCCTCCGTCTGCTCCGACTCCCTCGGATCCGGAGCTAACGGATAGTCCATCGGATCCGAATCGGGGAGAATGGTACGGCGTGATGAGCGATGTACTCTCGGAGCTCTTCAATTACAGCGGCTCCTCTCGCTCGACGGCGACGGTTCCGGTGAAGAAGCTCCCGAGGAAGCAATCGAACCCTAAGCATTGCTCCGTCGggactcctcctcctcctcctccccaaCGGCCCAAATTCGCCACGGAGAAGAgggagaagaagaggagaagagtcGTTGAGGAGGAAGACGACGGCatcgaggaggaggaggaggaggaggaaggagaGAAGGATCTGGTCGGGTTTTCGAGGAGCGAGGTGACGGTGATCGACACGAGCTTCAAGATCTGGAAGGCGGAGAAGGTTGTGTTCCGGAGGAGAAACGTGTGGAAAGTGAGGGACAAGAAGGGTAACTCGCGTGGTGCCGTCtcatcgaagaagaagaagaagaagaagacgatcaagatgaagaagaagaagaagaagaggaagtgcGATGTTGACGGTGGTGAAATTGGTCGGAAAAGCAAGAAGATGAAGCTTTCAAGATCAGTTTCAGACAAC AGTCCACATTACTCAAGTGAAGATCTTCGTGATGATCCACAAAGCAGCAATGCCAACCGAACTCTCTTGCGTAG ATTGCCATCTAAACCAAGAAGCCTACTACATACTAGCAAGAAGAACAGCGAACCTGAGGCTCGTGGCCATAGGTCTTTGGCCTGA
- the LOC103854859 gene encoding two-component response regulator-like APRR5: MQEMSDEVVEVTVVDKASEADGGKPTRRRMRRKDAAEGGDGLMKWERFLPKISLRVLLVEADDSTRQIISALLRKCSYRVAAVADGLKAWEMLKGNPQSVDLILTEVDLPSISGYALLTLIMEHDICKNIPLIMMSTQDSVNTVYKCMLKGASDYLVKPLRRNELRNLWQHVWRRRQNAPGSFPLDESVGHEKPDGASANNSTSNQENAFERDQRPVIGNGGDDQSSCSRPEMQGESADVEDSTKEAIDFMGASFRRNTQRNREESVARYESLIELDLSLRRPNTCENQSSGEKPSLHPSSASAFTRYVHRPQYSASPLVLDQRKNVAASEDDNINQYNSSEPPPNAPRRNEVSFNNRADSSQMNSWPGQGSYPTPVPINSIQFNTAAMAPASLSPSPSSVSPHEYSSMFHPFNGSMDAEERRHISSTTEHSAIDNHCSANSSSVGRTQQSLQREAALNKFRMKRKDRCFDKKVRYESRKKLAEQRPRIKGQFVRQVQSTETSTQEAPQ; the protein is encoded by the exons ATGCAAGAAATGAGCGACGAAGTTGTTGAGGTAACGGTGGTTGATAAAGCATCTGAAGCTGACGGAGGAAAGCCAACGCGGCGGAGGATGCGGAGGAAGGACGCCGCAGAGGGCGGCGATGGTTTGATGAAGTGGGAGAGGTTTCTTCCGAAAATCTCGCTAAGAGTTTTGCTCGTGGAAGCAGACGATTCTACCAGACAGATTATCTCTGCTCTCCTCAGGAAATGCAGTTACAGAG TTGCTGCTGTAGCTGATGGCTTAAAAGCTTGGGAGATGCTAAAAGGAAATCCCCAAAGCGTTGATCTGATATTGACAGAGGTTGATCTACCTTCAATCTCTGGATACGCTCTTCTAACACTCATCATGGAGCATGATATCTGCAAGAACATCCCTCTCATAa tGATGTCGACGCAGGACTCGGTGAATACCGTGTATAAGTGTATGTTGAAAGGCGCGTCTGACTATCTTGTTAAGCCCTTGAGGAGGAACGAGCTAAGGAATCTCTGGCAACATGTCtggagaagaagacaaaatgCTCCTGGTAGCTTTCCACTAGATGAGAGTGTTGGTCATGAGAAGCCTGACGGTGCGTCTGCAAACAATTCGACTAGTAACCAGGAGAATGCATTTGAGAGAGACCAACGTCCTGTAATAGGGAATGGTGGTGATGACCAG AGCTCATGTTCTAGACCAGAGATGCAAGGAGAGAGCGCAGACGTGGAGGACTCAACTAAAGAAGCCATTGACTTCATGGGCGCGTCGTTTAGAAGAAACACACAACGCAACAGAGAAGAAAGTGTTGCTAGATACGAATCTCTGATAGAGCTTGATCTTTCTTTGAGAAGACCTAACACTTGTGAGAACCAATCTTCAGGAGAAAAGCCCTCTCTTCATCCTTCTAGTGCCTCTGCCTTCACACG GTACGTTCACAGGCCACAATATTCGGCGTCTCCTTTGGTTTTGGATCAAAGAAAGAATGTTGCAGCAAGTGAAGATGATAACATCAACCAATACAATTCATCTGAACCACCTCCAAATGCTCCGAGAAGAAACGAGGTCAGCTTTAACAATAGAGCTGACTCATCTCAGATGAATTCTTGGCCAGGACAGGGTTCTTACCCAACACCAGTTCCCATCAACAGCATACAGTTCAACACAGCTGCTATGGCTCCTGCTTCACTGTCTCCAAGCCCGAGCTCCGTTAGCCCGCATGAGTACAGCTCCATGTTTCACCCTTTCAACGGTTCCATGGATGCAGAGGAGAGAAGACACATCTCTTCTACAACCGAACATAGTGCAATAGACAATCACTGCAGTGCTAACTCATCGTCTGTGGGGAGAACTCAACAGTCTCTTCAACGGGAAGCTGCCTTAAACAAGTTCCGGATGAAACGCAAGGACAGATGTTTTGACAAAAAG GTCCGTTATGAGAGCCGGAAGAAACTGGCTGAGCAACGTCCGCGTATCAAAGGGCAGTTCGTTCGTCAAGTTCAATCCACTGAGACATCAACACAAGAAGCTCCACAATGA